Sequence from the Candidatus Nezhaarchaeota archaeon genome:
ACCAAGGCAATACACAGACCCCGAAGAACTTGCTAAAGCATACTACTACCTTGCAAGGGCAGACATATTTCTCGGTAGAATGAGTAAGAGGCAAAGATGGGAGCTACTAAAATACGTCATAGACTTTATGACAGCTGGCGTGGCTATGGCCAAAATAAAGCCCTATAAATTCACCAAGTATGGCTTTCCACAGAAATTACTCCTTATGGCTAAAGCAAAGCAAATGAGAGCTTTAAGGGAGGCATTATGTGAGAGAATCTCTGCTAAATGCCATTTATCAAAGAGGAAGGCAAGCGTGGAAATGATACCCTTTCTCCACGTGATATACGAAGCACCCGGCCTAGCTAAGCGTGAAATCTCTAAGTGGCTTGAATTGGATGAGACGATGGAGGACTTCCTCAAGAAGCAAGGCTAATTAAAGCTTATGTCTATGGTCGCTTTTTGAATGGATTTAGGCACTCCCTTTAGTATCGACAAGAGCCCTTTTACAACTTCAGTGAACATTTTGGTTGTGAAGGGATTTAGTGGGATTAGCATTCCATTAACTAGTACCTTGACCGGTAACCTTAACTTTGTACATCTAAGAGGTGTCTCCCCTCCTTTAACTACTCTCTCAGCCAATTCTTGGCAGTTTTCATAACCACACCCACCACAGTTCTCTTGAGCTAGTAGGTTCAATACATCCTTTAAGGCTCGATCGATTATCATCTTAACAACCTCATCGACGTCTACGATCTTCTCCTTCACAGTTATGCTATCCTCCACATCACTGGAAACCGGGATTATTGCTATACTGTTTGCTCCATATTCTCTCACATCGTCGATGGTCGACGCAGCTACTACATAGTCATCAACTTGCAAGCCTTCAACTATCATAAACCACCATGTAGTCGGAATTAGACTTTTAACGTCATCCATACTCAACTTAAAGTTGCACTTGACGAATGTTGCTGATTTCGTTGTTGTAATGCTCATCACTCTCCCACACATAGCTTCCTTCGCTTCGCTCTCTCCGAGATGCGCAATCGATATGACGTTATATCCCCTCTTTACAAGCTTCATTGAAATTTCTGATAATAGCTTTAGCCTAGCCTCTCTCTTAGAACCTACGATACCAATGCTTGTCATCACACTATCATTCCCTCACATGAGCTACTATGTGGCCAGCTTCTGGAATTATTAGCTTACTTAAAGCCATCTCAATGGCATGAGGTGATCCAGGAATTGAAAAGATCACAGTTCCCTTGTAAACTCCCGCAATCGCTCTCGTCAGCATTGCTGAGCTGCCTATCTCATTGTAACTTATAAACCTAAATAGCTCTCCAAAGCCAGGTATCTTCTTTTCAACAAGCCCCTCCACAACCTCAATGGTTACGTCCCTCTTCCCCAACCCGGTACCGCCAGTGGTTATTATCACATCAGGTTTAAGATTATCCACAACCCTCTCTATTTCTTGTTTTATAATGTTCGGGTCGTTTGGAACTATGGACCTACCTTTAAAGTCGTGGCCTTTCGTAGTCACCAAGTTCATGATCCTTAAGCCATTCTCATCTTCAACCTTCTCTCCCATCTTAATCATCCTGTAAAGAGTATCACTAGTTACTATGACGTAGAAGGAAATCTTTGGTGGGGCCCTCTTCTTATGTTCATGAGTTGTCCTGCTCATTTAGATCCCCCTTTACTTTACTCTTCACCTTTATGTTAGTAATCTCGGTGTGAGGGTATTGACCATTTTCATCCTTCTCATACTTCTTCACCATGTCCCATACATTGAGGAGCGCTATGCTGACAGCAACTAGAGCCTCCATTTCGACCCCGGTCTTGCTCACAGTTTTAGCTTTAGCCTTAACTCTTATACCATCATCCTCTATGTCAAACTTTATGGAGACATTAGTTAAGGGCAGTGGATGGCATAGCGGCAATAAATCCGATGTTCTTTTAGCTGCTAATATCGCAGCAGCACTTGAAACAGAAAATACATCGCCCTTCTCTATCTTACCTTCACGTATTATCTCTAAAGTCTTAGGTCCCAATTTTATGAAGCCTTCAGCTTCAGCTTCCCTGTAAACATCGTTCTTATGAGTTATGTCAACCATCCTTACCTTCAAGCCCTTCACCAAGAGATTTAAATAGCTTCCTTAGAGCCTCGACTCTTATGTTAGATGCATTAACTCTAAATATTCTTACTCTCCCAAATACCTTTTCCGTAATTATCCCCATTTTCTTCAACTCTTCCAAGTGACGCATGGCCGTCCTGTGATTTATCCCAGCTTCCCTAGCAATAGCACTTATGTTAAGCTCCTCCCTATCTATTAAGATCTTTAGTATCCTCACCTTCGCCTTAGAGCCAAGTATATCCTCTACTTCCAAACCTCTTTCCCCTCAACCTCCTCAATAAGGAGCTTTAATACTTCTTTCTCAAGTAGAAAGGCTGGTATTGTGGGCAAGCCTATTAACGTCGTTCGCCCCCTCCTAGTGCTCGTAGTCTTTGTTGATATGAAACCCATACCTTCCAAGTTTTTGACCGTTTTCCATAGCTGTGTATGCTTCCTAGCCTTTAACCCCCAAAGCTCACATTCACTTCTATATTTATCCTCTAAATCGCCCATCTTTATGTAGGCTTTCCCCTTCTTTAGCTCCCTCGCTATCGTTAAGAGGACCATCTTCTCATGCGCCAGTAAGTTCCTTAACTCTTCAGTTCTTATAGCTGGATGAATAAAGCCACTAGCTTCTCTTACATCGTCAGGAGTGACCTCCCTCCTCCCTCTCATATCTGCAATCTTCCCCGCCCGCCACAACAGCTCTATGGCAAGCCTTGCATCTCCACTTCCTCCTCTATCAACCCCAACACTATCAGCTATTACCTCAATTGCTTCTGGTGATACAGCTCCATCCTTAAATGCCATCTTAACTCTATCTTGAAGGATCGTCATTAATTGGCTTGAAACATATGGCTCAAACTCTATTATATTCCTAGTCAAGCTGCTTCTTAACACATCATCCAACTCGTAAATAAACTCTTTACCCCTCGAAATGAAGATTAAGCCTATCTTAACTTCTCTCTCGTCATATCCCTCTAATACCCTCAATAGGTTATAGAAGGCATCTTGTCCTGCAGTCTTCACAAAGTAATGTACCTCATCCAGCACCAGCATCATTGAGGCCCTCTTTTCTTCAAGGAGTGAAAGCGTTACCCTCAAAAGTTCTTGAGGCGATAACCCTCTAGTAGGAAGAGATGGAGTTAGAGTTTCAATAATCTTTTGACACACGAGAAAAAGAGTTCTTTCACGATAACAGTTCACATACACAAATCTAAAATTCTTCCCCCTCTCATCCATCTCCTTCTTTAAAATTTTACCAAAAAGCCTAGAGGTGGCTGTCTTCCCTGTGCCCACGTGCCCGGTGAGCAAGGCTTTTTGACAAAAGCTTGACTCCCCCTCAACCATAAAGCTAAAGAAGTTCATTAGCATTTTCAGCTGCTTCTCTCTATGAGGTAAACTTGAAGGTATATACTCAAACGATAATGCCCCCTCATCCTTGAATACCGTTTCATCCTTAGTACGCTCAGAATATTCCATGTCCATGGCTTCCCTCACATGTCTCCACACCGTATTACACTCTATCTAAAATATAAACTCGTAGATGAAACCAAGATAAGTTAAACGGCCCCCCTCAACTTTAAAACCTTCATACTCACACTATCTAGGAGAGATAAACCAACAACGTCCCAGACAACCTCTACCAGTAGCCTCTTCTTACCTCCAAGACAATTAAGCCCTCCAATCAAGATATCTTTAAGCTCCTTTTCACTAATCCCTAAATAATCGCCACGTACCTCAACCTCAACGCTAAAATCTCTTGCCCCCTTCACAACTCTCCTTGCAGAAAGCATTATATCTCTGATTCTTGCTGGACAGCAATCATCAAAACATATAAGCTTATAAGTTTTGGTTAACCTTTTCGCTAAAATACTTAATATCTGATCTCCAGACAATTTCGACCATACCAGTAAGGTACCTCTTCGACCAAAGCCCCTAACACGAACATCAACATCGTAGGGGAACACCGTGTCAAGTATTTCCCAATAAGTCCACTCCTCCTTCCCAACATCAGTTGTTACAAGAACTCTCCACATGACAAGATCCATAGGTTTAAGCGACTGTATAAAAGTATTCTTTTCAAGGGAGCTGAGGACTAATGGTAGTAAATCGTAACTACATCCACCATTAGAAGGACTAACTTGAGAGGAGACGAAGGTGAACTTAGAGTGTTATGTTATGTGCTAACAACAGGGAGATGCAATTTAAAGTGTAGCTATTGTGGTGGAAGTTTTCCAGAGCATCTAGTACCAGCTAATGTCAAATACAGGATAGAGGACCTAAAAGACTTCCTAAGTGGTGCTAAAGATCTCACAATAGCCTTCTATGGTGGAGAACCACTACTTAACCCGCAAGTAATATCAAGCATCATGGATAGGATCGAGGCAAAGCACTTCGTAATCCAAACCAACGGTCTCTTAATCGAGAGGCTACCAAGAGACTACTGGCTTCAAATGGATGCAGTCTTACTATCAATTGATGGGGTCGAGCACATTACGGACCTCAGCAGAGGTAGAGGAGTTTACAAGATGGTTATTGAAGCCGCTAAGAAGCTGAGGGCAATGAACTATGAAGGTGACCTCATAGCGAGAATGACCGTAACGGAACTAAGCGATATACATCGAGACGTCATGCATATCTTGTCCCTCGAAGTCTTTGATCATGTACATTGGCAACTCAATGCTGTATGGAACCCTAACAAATCCAGCTTTAGTTCTTGGCTTAAAGAGAGTTACATACCGAAGATGAGCACATTAATAGAGACGTGGACCGTAAAGGCGTTGAGAGGGAAGTTGATGGGTATAGCCCCATTTAAAGCACTACTATACGCTATGATTAAAGAGCAAAGTCTAGGAATGCCTCCCTGCGGAGCTGGGTGGCACGCTTTGGCTGTGAATACCAACGGTGACGTCCTAGCCTGCCCAATAGCAGTTGACGCTAAATGGGCAAAACTTGGAAATGTGAGGTCCTCAACTTGTCAAGAACTTCTCGAAAAGGTGAAGATAGAAGAACCTTGCATTAGCTGTCACTACGTTAATTTGTGTGGAGGTCGCTGCCTCTACTCATACTACGAGAGATTATGGGGTGATGATGGCTTCAAATTATTATGCCTCACCACTCAATCCCTCATAGATAAGCTTCATGAGATCAAACCGAGAATCAAGAAGGCAGTTAAGAAAAGCATCATTAAGCTAGAGGAATTAAGGTACCCTCCCTTCCTTAACACGATAGAGATAATACCATAACTAGGACTTAGACCCCTCTATAACCTTTCGTTCATATAGGCTCAGCACTCAAGATCCCACTCATCAACGTCGTTGAGGCCAGAGTCATCATTGCCTAAAAATATTTACCTCCTACCTCAATAAACTTTCTCACGCTCATTGTAGGGACATACAACCTGACATAGAGAACATAAGATCAACGAGTTCTTCGTTGGTTTACTGAGGAGCTTTGACGCCATCTTCAACGTCTCCTCTGACACCTCTCTCCGTGGAGGCGGTAATGAGTTAACACATCTACTAGGGTCAACCTTATACGGCTCATATATCGCTTCAAGTGGACAAGCCTTAATACAATTATCACAGTTACCGCAAAGGTCCTCCTCTAATGGACTATCCGGCTCCACATCAGCATCCGTAATAACACACGTAAACCTCACTCTAGATCCATAAGTTGGGTTTATGATTAGAGAATTCTTACCATAGGCTCCAACACCAGCCTTGCAAGCAACAACCTTCAATGGCAACCTATATGGCTCATGTTGAGCCCTAAAGCCCATGTCCCTCAGATAAAGGCACAACCTTAATGCCTTCTCAGCCAAGATAACCTCATAAACGTAGTAAACTTCAACCTTGTTACCCTTATTTCTAAAAAGGACTAAGTCAAAGGCCTCATCCCAAACATCAATTCCAAGCGCGATAATAGTCTTAACCCACTCATCAACATACCCTCTAAAATCATTGGGTGAGGCAAAGCCAACAACACTAAATCCTAGAGTCTTAGTGGTATAATCCAATATCTTACTCTTCAAATTCATGATAGCTACTGATATGTGCGCAAAAATAAAGGTTATTATAACAGCAGTCCATCCATCTTAACAAACCTGGTTGAAGTTACGATGAATGAGGACAATCTTTAAAGTTCCATCGTTAAAGAATTAAAACTCTGCAATACCCTAAGAGTTGCAGTAGCTACGCGTAGGGGTGTCAGCTGTACTATAATACAAGAACGTTTAAAAAGTTTTGAGTCACGTCTCTACAAGCCTTTCTCCCACGCGTAATCCCTTTTCTCCATTCAATAAAAGCTTAGTGGTGCTTGTTAGATCTATTCTAACTTTGACTGGTAAGTTACTTGTAGTGGATTATAAATACTAAGCGTACAGATAAAAAAGCTGTGAAGTCACGCTCTTTTAGTCTTTAACTCCTCAATCTTACTCTTTAGCACTGGCACTATCTTAAATAGGTCCTCAACGACGCCATAGTCTGAATATCCAAATATTGGAGCCCTTGCATCCTTATTTATTGCTATTACTAAGTCGGAGCCCTTCATACCCATCACATGCTGGAAAGCACCGCTGATCCCCAAGGCAAGATAGAGCTTTGGCTTGACGGTCTTTCCACTCATCCCTACTTGACGGTCAGATGGGAGCCACCCCAAGTCAACGATTGGACGTGAGCAGGCTAACACTCCACCAAGCACATTGGCTAGCTCCTCAGCGAGTGGGATGTTACTCTTATCCTTTATCCCCCTTCCTATTGAGACTATGATGCTAGCAGCTGTTATATCCACTCCTCCCGGTGGTGGAGGAACGTATTCTACAAAACGTTTCTTAGAGACGACCCCTTCTAGAGGCAATGAGATTTTCTCTACTTTACCACTCAAAGGTGGGGATGGCTTCTGAATTCGAAAACTTCCTGGTCTTATGCTCACTATGTAGCTCTCAGATTTACGTACTCTCACTATAGCATTAACCTTTCCACCATACATCTGGCGTGTGACTACGAGAGATCCATCCTCAAAACGAAGATCCATACAGTCAGTAGCTATTGGGATATTTAGTGCAGCTGCAAGTCTAGGTGCAAGATCAAGGCCATAATATGTGTGCCCAATCAATGTTAATAGTGGCCTCCTATCATTAATGATCTTCGAAAGGGCAGCTTGATAGAAGTCCGAATTGAAGACCTCGAACACTGGATCTTCAACACAGATAACTCTATTCGAGAAATCAGCTAAAGCCTCTATGAGTTGTTTCGTCTCCTTACCGAGTACTACAGACGTCACCTCGGCACCGATCTTGCCGGCAAGGTCAAGAGCCTTAGTTAACATCTCAAAAGTGACATCTCTTAGTTGACCTTGTCTATGCTCAGCAAGAACAAGCAACTCAACCACTTATATCAACCCCCTCTGCCTCAAGATCTCAACTATCCTCGAAGCTATTTGATCTGGGCTTCCAGTGATAAATTCAACCTTCTTCTCGGCTGGTGGAATGAATAACTTCTCAACCCTTAACCATGAAGCAGCCTCTCCAACATCCTGCTC
This genomic interval carries:
- a CDS encoding molybdenum cofactor biosynthesis protein MoaB, which encodes MSRTTHEHKKRAPPKISFYVIVTSDTLYRMIKMGEKVEDENGLRIMNLVTTKGHDFKGRSIVPNDPNIIKQEIERVVDNLKPDVIITTGGTGLGKRDVTIEVVEGLVEKKIPGFGELFRFISYNEIGSSAMLTRAIAGVYKGTVIFSIPGSPHAIEMALSKLIIPEAGHIVAHVRE
- the moaC gene encoding cyclic pyranopterin monophosphate synthase MoaC, whose translation is MVDITHKNDVYREAEAEGFIKLGPKTLEIIREGKIEKGDVFSVSSAAAILAAKRTSDLLPLCHPLPLTNVSIKFDIEDDGIRVKAKAKTVSKTGVEMEALVAVSIALLNVWDMVKKYEKDENGQYPHTEITNIKVKSKVKGDLNEQDNS
- a CDS encoding helix-turn-helix domain-containing protein, yielding MEVEDILGSKAKVRILKILIDREELNISAIAREAGINHRTAMRHLEELKKMGIITEKVFGRVRIFRVNASNIRVEALRKLFKSLGEGLEGKDG
- a CDS encoding ORC1-type DNA replication protein yields the protein MWRHVREAMDMEYSERTKDETVFKDEGALSFEYIPSSLPHREKQLKMLMNFFSFMVEGESSFCQKALLTGHVGTGKTATSRLFGKILKKEMDERGKNFRFVYVNCYRERTLFLVCQKIIETLTPSLPTRGLSPQELLRVTLSLLEEKRASMMLVLDEVHYFVKTAGQDAFYNLLRVLEGYDEREVKIGLIFISRGKEFIYELDDVLRSSLTRNIIEFEPYVSSQLMTILQDRVKMAFKDGAVSPEAIEVIADSVGVDRGGSGDARLAIELLWRAGKIADMRGRREVTPDDVREASGFIHPAIRTEELRNLLAHEKMVLLTIARELKKGKAYIKMGDLEDKYRSECELWGLKARKHTQLWKTVKNLEGMGFISTKTTSTRRGRTTLIGLPTIPAFLLEKEVLKLLIEEVEGKEVWK
- a CDS encoding TIGR04084 family radical SAM/SPASM domain-containing protein, producing the protein MRGDEGELRVLCYVLTTGRCNLKCSYCGGSFPEHLVPANVKYRIEDLKDFLSGAKDLTIAFYGGEPLLNPQVISSIMDRIEAKHFVIQTNGLLIERLPRDYWLQMDAVLLSIDGVEHITDLSRGRGVYKMVIEAAKKLRAMNYEGDLIARMTVTELSDIHRDVMHILSLEVFDHVHWQLNAVWNPNKSSFSSWLKESYIPKMSTLIETWTVKALRGKLMGIAPFKALLYAMIKEQSLGMPPCGAGWHALAVNTNGDVLACPIAVDAKWAKLGNVRSSTCQELLEKVKIEEPCISCHYVNLCGGRCLYSYYERLWGDDGFKLLCLTTQSLIDKLHEIKPRIKKAVKKSIIKLEELRYPPFLNTIEIIP
- a CDS encoding electron transfer flavoprotein subunit alpha/FixB family protein; translated protein: MVELLVLAEHRQGQLRDVTFEMLTKALDLAGKIGAEVTSVVLGKETKQLIEALADFSNRVICVEDPVFEVFNSDFYQAALSKIINDRRPLLTLIGHTYYGLDLAPRLAAALNIPIATDCMDLRFEDGSLVVTRQMYGGKVNAIVRVRKSESYIVSIRPGSFRIQKPSPPLSGKVEKISLPLEGVVSKKRFVEYVPPPPGGVDITAASIIVSIGRGIKDKSNIPLAEELANVLGGVLACSRPIVDLGWLPSDRQVGMSGKTVKPKLYLALGISGAFQHVMGMKGSDLVIAINKDARAPIFGYSDYGVVEDLFKIVPVLKSKIEELKTKRA